A part of Streptomyces sp. NBC_01451 genomic DNA contains:
- the pta gene encoding phosphate acetyltransferase gives MTTRSVYVTGIDRGDGRQVVELGVMELLTRQVDRVGVFRPLVHDNPDRLFELLRARYRLSQDPATVYGMDYPEASALQAEQGTDELVSTLVDRFLRVAREYDVVLVLGTDFADTQFPDELALNARLANEFGASVVAVVGGRNQTAESVLAETRNAYRAYEALGCDVLAMIANRVAREDRAGIAEGLGSRLPVPCYVLPDEPALSAPTVAQITHALGGKVLLGDDSGLARDALDFVFGGAMLPNFLAALTPGCLVVTPGDRSDLVVGALAAHSAGTPPIAGVLLTLNERPSNEVLTLAARLAPGTPVVSVAGTSFPIAAQLFSLEGKLNATTPRKAETALGLFERHVDTTELLTRVSAPSSDRVTPMMFEHKLLERARADKRRVVLPEGTEERVLHAAEVLLRRSVCDLTLLGPVDGIRKKAADLGIDLGGCQLIDPATSELRDSFAEKYAALRAHRGVTVELAYDVVSDVNYFGTLMVQEGLADGMVSGSVHSTAATIRPAFEIIKTKPDADIVSSVFFMCLADKVLVYGDCAVNPDPNAEQLADIAIQSAATAEQFGVEPRIAMLSYSTGTSGSGADVDKVREATELVRSRRPDLRIEGPIQYDAAVEPTVAATKLPGSEVAGQASVLIFPDLNTGNNTYKAVQRSAGAIAVGPVLQGLRKPVNDLSRGALVPDIVTTVAITAIQAQTATASDTAASTPTEKASAQ, from the coding sequence GTGACGACCCGCAGCGTGTACGTGACCGGTATCGACCGGGGCGACGGCCGCCAGGTCGTCGAGCTGGGGGTCATGGAACTCCTGACCCGGCAGGTCGATCGCGTGGGCGTCTTCCGCCCCCTGGTGCACGACAACCCGGACCGCCTCTTCGAGCTGCTGCGCGCCCGCTACCGCCTCTCCCAGGACCCGGCGACCGTGTACGGCATGGACTACCCGGAGGCGTCCGCGCTCCAGGCCGAGCAGGGCACCGACGAGCTCGTCTCCACCCTCGTCGACCGCTTCCTGCGCGTCGCCCGCGAGTACGACGTCGTCCTCGTCCTGGGAACCGACTTCGCCGACACCCAGTTCCCGGACGAGCTGGCCCTCAACGCGCGCCTCGCGAACGAGTTCGGCGCGTCCGTCGTCGCGGTGGTCGGCGGACGCAACCAGACCGCCGAGTCGGTGCTCGCCGAGACGCGCAACGCGTACCGCGCGTACGAGGCGCTGGGCTGCGACGTCCTCGCCATGATCGCCAACCGCGTCGCCCGCGAGGACCGCGCCGGTATCGCCGAGGGCCTCGGCTCCCGCCTCCCCGTGCCCTGTTACGTCCTCCCCGACGAGCCCGCCCTCTCCGCGCCGACGGTCGCCCAGATCACCCACGCGCTCGGCGGCAAGGTGCTCCTCGGCGACGACTCGGGCCTCGCCCGTGACGCGCTGGACTTCGTCTTCGGCGGCGCGATGCTGCCCAACTTCCTGGCGGCACTGACCCCCGGCTGCCTGGTCGTCACGCCCGGTGACCGCTCCGACCTGGTCGTCGGCGCCCTGGCCGCGCACAGTGCCGGGACGCCGCCCATCGCGGGCGTCCTGCTGACCCTGAACGAGCGCCCCAGCAACGAGGTCCTCACCCTGGCCGCCCGCCTCGCCCCGGGCACCCCGGTCGTCTCCGTGGCCGGCACGAGCTTCCCCATCGCCGCCCAACTCTTCTCCCTGGAGGGGAAGTTGAACGCGACCACCCCGCGCAAGGCGGAGACGGCACTGGGGCTCTTCGAACGGCACGTGGACACCACGGAACTCCTCACCCGCGTCTCGGCACCCAGCAGCGACCGTGTCACGCCGATGATGTTCGAGCACAAGCTCCTCGAACGCGCCCGCGCCGACAAGCGCCGGGTCGTCCTCCCCGAGGGCACCGAGGAACGCGTCCTGCACGCCGCCGAGGTACTGCTGCGCCGGAGCGTGTGCGACCTGACGCTGCTCGGCCCGGTCGACGGCATCCGCAAGAAGGCCGCCGACCTGGGCATCGACCTCGGCGGCTGTCAGTTGATCGACCCGGCGACCTCCGAACTCCGGGACTCCTTCGCCGAGAAGTACGCCGCCCTCCGCGCCCACCGGGGCGTCACGGTCGAGCTGGCCTACGACGTCGTCTCCGACGTCAACTACTTCGGCACCCTGATGGTCCAGGAGGGCCTGGCCGACGGCATGGTGTCGGGGTCGGTGCACTCCACGGCCGCGACGATCCGGCCCGCCTTCGAGATCATCAAGACCAAGCCGGACGCCGACATCGTCTCCTCGGTCTTCTTCATGTGCCTGGCCGACAAGGTCCTCGTCTACGGCGACTGCGCGGTCAACCCCGACCCGAACGCCGAGCAGTTGGCCGACATCGCCATCCAGTCGGCCGCGACCGCCGAGCAGTTCGGCGTCGAGCCGAGGATCGCGATGTTGTCGTACTCGACGGGTACGTCCGGGTCGGGGGCCGACGTCGACAAGGTGCGGGAGGCGACCGAGCTGGTGCGCTCGCGGCGCCCGGACCTCCGTATCGAAGGCCCGATCCAGTACGACGCGGCCGTTGAGCCGACCGTGGCCGCCACCAAGCTCCCGGGCTCCGAAGTCGCGGGCCAGGCAAGCGTGTTGATCTTCCCGGACCTCAACACCGGCAACAACACCTACAAGGCCGTGCAGCGTTCGGCCGGCGCGATCGCCGTCGGCCCGGTCCTCCAGGGCCTGCGCAAGCCCGTCAACGACCTGTCCCGGGGCGCCCTGGTCCCGGACATCGTCACCACGGTCGCGATCACGGCGATCCAGGCCCAGACAGCCACCGCCAGCGACACCGCCGCTTCCACCCCTACCGAAAAGGCTTCCGCGCAGTGA
- a CDS encoding acetate kinase has protein sequence MTATRVLVLNSGSSSVKYQLLDMSDSSRLAVGLVERIGEETSHLKHTPLATGGASRERTGPIADHEAALKAVAEELAKDGLGLESKELAAIGHRVVHGGLTFTEPTVIDDTVLAEIERLIPVAPLHNPANLTGIRTAQALRPDLPQVAVFDTAFHTTMPDSAARYAIDVKTADEHRIRRYGFHGTSHAYVSRETARLLGRAPEDVNVIVLHLGNGASASAVRGGRCVDTSMGLTPLEGLVMGTRSGDLDPAVIFHLTRVGGMSTDEIDTLLNKKSGLLGLCGDNDMREIRRRIDEGGADAPAARLAFDIYIHRLKKYIGAYYAVLGRVDAIAFTAGVGENAAPVREAAVAGLEGLGVAVDGALNAVRSQEARLISPAGSPVAVAVVPTDEELEIATQTYALVGTDCETDN, from the coding sequence GTGACCGCGACCCGCGTCCTCGTCCTCAACTCCGGCTCCTCGTCGGTGAAGTACCAGCTGCTCGACATGAGCGACAGCAGCCGGCTCGCCGTGGGCCTGGTGGAGCGCATCGGCGAGGAGACGTCCCACCTGAAGCACACCCCGCTGGCGACGGGCGGCGCGTCCCGCGAGCGCACCGGCCCGATCGCCGACCACGAGGCCGCCCTCAAGGCGGTGGCGGAGGAACTGGCGAAGGACGGACTCGGCCTGGAATCAAAGGAGTTGGCGGCCATCGGCCACCGGGTCGTGCACGGCGGTCTGACCTTCACCGAGCCGACGGTCATCGACGACACGGTCCTCGCGGAGATCGAGCGCCTGATCCCGGTGGCCCCGCTCCACAACCCGGCGAACCTGACCGGCATCCGTACGGCACAGGCGCTGCGCCCCGACCTCCCGCAGGTAGCGGTCTTCGACACGGCCTTCCACACCACGATGCCGGATTCGGCGGCCCGCTACGCGATCGACGTGAAGACGGCCGACGAGCACCGCATCAGGCGGTACGGGTTCCACGGCACGTCCCACGCGTACGTGTCCCGGGAGACGGCGCGGCTCCTGGGCCGGGCACCCGAGGACGTGAACGTGATCGTGCTGCATCTGGGCAATGGGGCGTCCGCTTCCGCCGTACGGGGCGGCAGGTGCGTGGACACCTCCATGGGGCTGACGCCATTGGAGGGACTGGTCATGGGAACCCGGTCCGGTGACCTGGACCCGGCCGTCATCTTCCATTTGACGCGTGTTGGGGGAATGTCCACGGACGAGATCGACACTCTTCTCAACAAGAAGAGCGGCCTGCTCGGTCTGTGCGGAGACAACGACATGCGGGAAATCCGCCGCCGTATCGACGAGGGCGGCGCGGACGCCCCGGCGGCCCGGCTGGCCTTCGACATCTACATCCACCGTCTGAAGAAGTACATCGGCGCCTATTACGCGGTACTCGGCCGGGTGGACGCCATCGCGTTCACGGCCGGAGTGGGCGAGAACGCGGCGCCGGTGCGCGAGGCGGCGGTGGCGGGCCTGGAGGGCCTCGGAGTGGCCGTGGACGGCGCCCTGAACGCCGTACGGAGCCAGGAGGCCCGCCTGATCTCGCCCGCGGGCTCCCCGGTCGCGGTGGCGGTCGTCCCGACGGACGAGGAGCTGGAGATCGCGACACAGACGTACGCGCTGGTAGGAACGGACTGCGAAACGGACAACTGA
- the pyk gene encoding pyruvate kinase: MRRSKIVCTLGPAVDSHEMLVSLIEAGMNVARFNFSHGSHAEHQGRYDRVRAAAKETGRAIGVLADLQGPKIRLETFAEGPVELVRGDEFVITTEDVPGDKTICGTTYKGLPGDVSRGDQILINDGNVELKVVDVEGPRVKSIVIEGGVISDHKGINLPGAAVNVPALSEKDIDDLRFALRMGCDLVALSFVRDASDVDDVHKIMDEEGRRVPVIAKVEKPQAVDNMDAVVAAFDGVMVARGDLAVEYPLEKVPMVQKRLVELCRRNAKPVIVATQMMESMITNSRPTRAEASDVANAILDGADAVMLSAESSVGAYPLETVRTMSKIVAAAEEELLSKGLQPLVPGKKPKTQGGSVARAACEIADFLGGKGLVAFTKSGDTARRLSRYRAAQPIVAFTTDEGTRNQLSLSWGVDSYVVPFVNSTDEMVSLVDQEMLKLNRFNIGEIVVMTAGSPPGVPGTTNMVRVHHLGEGEHA; the protein is encoded by the coding sequence ATGCGCCGTTCGAAAATCGTTTGTACTCTCGGCCCCGCGGTCGACTCCCACGAAATGCTCGTGTCGCTGATCGAGGCCGGCATGAACGTGGCCCGTTTCAACTTCAGCCACGGCTCGCACGCCGAGCACCAGGGCCGGTACGACCGGGTCCGTGCCGCCGCCAAGGAGACCGGCCGGGCCATCGGTGTCCTCGCCGACCTCCAGGGCCCGAAGATCCGCCTGGAGACGTTCGCGGAGGGCCCCGTCGAGCTGGTGCGGGGCGACGAGTTCGTCATCACCACCGAGGACGTCCCCGGTGACAAGACCATCTGCGGTACGACGTACAAGGGCCTCCCGGGTGATGTGTCGCGCGGCGACCAGATCCTGATCAACGACGGCAACGTCGAGCTGAAGGTCGTGGACGTCGAGGGTCCGCGGGTGAAGTCGATCGTCATCGAGGGCGGTGTCATCTCGGACCACAAGGGCATCAACCTGCCCGGCGCGGCCGTGAACGTCCCGGCCCTCTCCGAGAAGGACATCGACGACCTGCGCTTCGCCCTGCGCATGGGCTGCGACCTGGTCGCCCTGTCCTTCGTCCGCGACGCGAGCGACGTGGACGACGTCCACAAGATCATGGACGAGGAGGGGCGCCGCGTCCCGGTCATCGCCAAGGTGGAGAAGCCGCAGGCGGTCGACAACATGGACGCGGTCGTCGCGGCCTTCGACGGAGTGATGGTGGCCCGCGGCGACCTCGCCGTCGAATACCCCCTCGAAAAGGTCCCGATGGTGCAGAAGCGCCTCGTGGAGCTGTGCCGGCGCAACGCCAAGCCGGTGATCGTCGCGACCCAGATGATGGAGTCGATGATCACCAACTCCCGCCCGACGCGCGCCGAGGCGTCCGACGTGGCGAACGCGATCCTGGACGGCGCGGACGCGGTCATGCTGTCCGCGGAGTCGTCGGTCGGCGCGTATCCGCTCGAAACGGTCCGCACGATGTCGAAGATCGTGGCCGCGGCCGAGGAGGAGCTCCTCTCCAAGGGCCTCCAGCCCCTCGTCCCCGGCAAGAAGCCGAAGACGCAGGGCGGCTCGGTCGCCCGCGCGGCCTGCGAGATCGCCGACTTCCTCGGCGGCAAGGGCCTGGTGGCCTTCACCAAGTCCGGCGACACGGCCCGCCGCCTCTCCCGCTACCGCGCGGCCCAGCCGATCGTCGCCTTCACCACCGACGAGGGCACCCGCAACCAGCTCTCCCTGAGCTGGGGCGTCGACAGTTACGTCGTCCCGTTCGTCAACAGCACGGACGAGATGGTCTCCCTGGTCGACCAGGAGATGCTGAAGCTGAACCGCTTCAACATCGGCGAGATCGTCGTCATGACGGCCGGCTCCCCGCCCGGCGTCCCGGGCACGACGAACATGGTCCGCGTGCATCACCTGGGCGAGGGCGAACACGCCTGA
- a CDS encoding helix-turn-helix domain-containing protein, which produces MPTRPAPTERQKRLGAELRKMRLAADRTTQYAAGLLGLDRTKVSNMESGVRATSPERIRILASNYDCADEDYVNALVALADSRSRGWWERFRGALPQGLLDVAELEWFATRLRSYQTVHIPGLLQLGSYARAVFDAALPPLPRSEVELRVVQRLQRQQVLDRDNPVDYVAYVHEWALRMQFGGRRSTREQLTHLCEASERKHVDVRVLPVEAGAFPGAGHAVLYADGAVPQLDTVQLDSAHGGEFTHADSQLAKYRAHMDWWHSHTLSPQDSRDLIHAIAQQL; this is translated from the coding sequence ATGCCGACACGGCCCGCGCCGACAGAACGTCAGAAGCGCCTGGGTGCCGAGTTGCGCAAGATGCGGCTCGCGGCCGACAGAACCACCCAGTACGCTGCCGGGCTCCTCGGGCTCGACCGGACGAAGGTGTCCAACATGGAGTCGGGCGTGCGAGCCACCTCGCCCGAGCGGATCCGGATACTCGCAAGCAACTACGACTGCGCGGACGAGGATTACGTCAACGCGCTCGTGGCCCTGGCCGACTCACGCAGTCGCGGCTGGTGGGAGAGGTTCAGGGGCGCTCTCCCTCAAGGGCTGCTGGATGTGGCCGAGTTGGAGTGGTTCGCCACCCGGCTGCGCAGCTACCAGACCGTCCACATCCCGGGTCTGCTTCAGCTCGGCAGCTACGCCCGGGCCGTCTTCGACGCGGCTCTGCCCCCGCTGCCCAGGTCGGAGGTGGAACTACGCGTCGTGCAGCGACTGCAACGCCAGCAGGTGCTCGACCGCGACAACCCCGTCGACTACGTCGCGTACGTGCACGAGTGGGCGCTGCGCATGCAGTTCGGCGGGCGCCGGTCCACCCGCGAGCAGCTCACCCACCTGTGCGAGGCGTCCGAGCGCAAGCACGTCGACGTACGCGTGCTACCCGTCGAGGCCGGAGCCTTCCCCGGCGCCGGGCACGCCGTTCTGTACGCCGACGGTGCCGTCCCGCAACTGGACACCGTGCAGCTGGACTCCGCCCACGGCGGCGAGTTCACCCACGCCGATTCCCAACTCGCCAAGTACCGCGCCCACATGGACTGGTGGCACTCCCACACCCTGAGCCCTCAGGACTCGCGCGACCTCATCCACGCCATCGCCCAGCAACTCTGA
- a CDS encoding ATP-binding protein produces MPASLAASACPISTDLTKAPPPGPDTLTYGFTLPAEAASSRVARATTRVVLQTHGLEEMADAAVQVVGELTACAFRFAADASVYVSLRWWEDELQVVLYDGHRRHVHPRLAAACDERRGNALRVLGCVVEGCGGEWGFGEAREPGGGTRMWAVLPWAGAREFAGVRAGRG; encoded by the coding sequence ATGCCCGCTTCACTCGCCGCCTCGGCCTGCCCCATCTCGACCGACCTCACGAAGGCCCCGCCGCCCGGCCCCGACACGCTCACGTACGGGTTCACCCTGCCCGCCGAGGCGGCGAGTTCGCGGGTTGCCCGGGCTACGACCCGGGTTGTTCTCCAGACGCATGGGCTGGAGGAGATGGCGGACGCTGCGGTTCAGGTGGTGGGGGAGCTGACGGCGTGTGCTTTCCGGTTCGCTGCGGATGCGTCGGTGTATGTGTCGCTGCGGTGGTGGGAGGACGAGTTGCAGGTGGTTCTCTACGACGGTCACCGGCGGCATGTTCATCCCCGGCTGGCTGCGGCCTGCGATGAGCGGAGGGGGAATGCGTTGCGGGTACTGGGGTGCGTCGTGGAGGGGTGCGGCGGGGAGTGGGGGTTCGGGGAGGCTCGGGAGCCGGGAGGAGGGACACGGATGTGGGCCGTGCTGCCCTGGGCAGGGGCCCGCGAGTTTGCCGGGGTGCGGGCTGGAAGGGGGTGA